The Siansivirga zeaxanthinifaciens CC-SAMT-1 region GATACCCCATCACCAGTGGATGTGGTGTATACCTTGGAGCCTATAGGCGACAACGGTTGCGGGGGCGACGAATTTACTGTGACGGTGACGGTGGACCCAGAGCCGGTGGTTGCGGACCAAGCGGTTACGGTATGCAATGATGTAGCCATAGGTTATACGATACAGGGAGATGTTGATACGCCATTGGTAGCGAGTTATAATTTAATAAGTATAGTAGATAATGGATTGGTAGGCTCGACATCAAATCAGGGCGTAGGCAACACTTTACCATCAGATGCATTAACAGGAGATGTTTGGACCAATGTGACAGCGAACAGTGTTGATGTGTTGTATACCTTGGTGCCTATAGGCGACAACGGTTGCGAGGGCGACGAATTTACGCTGACGGTAACGGTGAATCCGGAGCCGGTGGTTGCTGGCCAAGCGGTTACGGTTTGCAGTGACCAGGCCTTGGGCATAGATTTTGGATCGAGCAGTTCAGTAGCGGCTACGAGTTATAACATTACGGCCCTTACATTGAACGGTTTGACGGTCTCTTCGGGCGGTGCGGGAGAAAGCAGTGGGTTATCGGCATCGGATCTATCCGATGATGCCTTTACGAACACCACTCCGGCCGCTGTAGATGTTGTTTACACGGTAGTACCTGTAACGTCAGAGGGCTGTGAGGGCGAGGAATTTACGCTAACTGTGACGGTGGACCCAGAGCCAGTGGTTGCTGACCAAACGTTGACGGTATGCAGTGATGTAGCCATAGGCTATACGATAGAGGGAGATGTTGATACGCCGGTTGTAGCGACTTACAACCTGACCAACGTAGAGAGCAATGGCTTGGTAGGAGCAGGAACGAACCAAGGGATAGAAAATGGACTGTCATCTGATGCATTAATCAATGATGTTTGGACCAATGATACCCCATCACCAGTGGATGTGGTGTATACCTTGGAGCCTATAGGCGACAACGGTTGCGGGGGCGACGAATTTACTGTGACGGTGACGGTGGACCCAGAGCCGGTGGTTGCGGACCAAGCGGTTACGGTATGCAATGATGTAGCCATAGGTTATACGATACAGGGAGATGTTGATACGCCATTGGTAGCGAGTTATAATTTAATAAGTATAGTAGATAATGGATTGGTAGGCTCGACATCAAATCAGGGCGTAGGCAACACTTTACCATCAGATGCATTAACAGGAGATGTTTGGACCAATGTGACAGCGAACAGTGTTGATGTGTTGTATACCTTGGTGCCTATAGGCGACAACGGTTGCGAGGGCGACGAATTTACGCTGACGGTAACGGTGAATCCGGAGCCGGTGGTTGCTGGCCAAGCGGTTACGGTTTGCAGTGACCAGGCCTTGGGCATAGATTTTGGATCGAGCAGTTCAGTAGCGGCTACGAGTTATAACATTACGGCCCTTACATTGAACGGTTTGACGGTCTCTTCGGGCGGTGCGGGAGAAAGCAGTGGGTTATCGGCATCGGATCTATCCGATGATGCCTTTACGAACACCACTCCGGCCGCTGTAGATGTTGTTTACACGGTAGTACCTGTAACGTCAGAGGGCTGTGAGGGCGAGGAATTTACGCTAACTGTGACGGTGGACCCAGAGCCAGTGGTTGCTGACCAAACGTTGACGGTATGCAGTGATGTAGCCATAGGCTATACGATAGAGGGAGATGTTGATACGCCGGTTGTAGCGACTTACAACCTGACCAACGTAGAGAGCAATGGCTTGGTAGGAGCAGGAACGAACCAAGGGATAGAAAATGGACTGTCATCTGATGCATTAATCAATGATGTTTGGACCAATGATACCCCATCACCAGTGGATGTGGTGTATACCTTGGAGCCTATAGGCGACAACGGTTGCGGGGGCGACGAATTTACTGTGACGGTGACGGTGGACCCAGAGCCGGTGGTTGCGGACCAAGCGGTTACGGTATGCAATGATGTAGCCATAGGTTATACGATACAGGGAGATGTTGATACGCCATTGGTAGCGAGTTATAATTTAATAAGTATAGTAGATAATGGATTGGTAGGCTCGACATCAAATCAGGGCGTAGGCAACACTTTACCATCAGATGCATTAACAGGAGATGTTTGGACCAATGTGACAGCGAACAGTGTTGATGTGTTGTATACCTTGGTGCCTATAGGCGACAACGGTTGCGAGGGCGACGAATTTACGCTGACGGTAACGGTGAATCCGGAGCCGGTGGTTGCTGGCCAAGCGGTTACGGTTTGCAGTGACCAGGCCTTGGGCATAGATTTTGGATCGAGCAGTTCAGTAGCGGCTACGAGTTATAACATTACGGCCCTTACATTGAACGGTTTGACGGTCTCTTCGGGCGGTGCGGGAGAAAGCAGTGGGTTATCGGCATCGGATCTATCCGATGATGCCTTTACGAACACCACTCCGGCCGCTGTAGATGTTGTTTACACGGTAGTACCTGTAACGTCAGAGGGCTGTGAGGGCGAGGAATTTACGCTAACTGTGACGGTGGACCCAGAGCCAGTGGTTGCTGACCAAACGTTGACGGTATGCAGTGATGTAGCCATAGGCTATACGATAGAGGGAGATGTTGATACGCCGGTTGTAGCGACTTACAACCTGACCAACGTAGAGAGCAATGGCTTGGTAGGAGCAGGAACGAACCAAGGGATAGAAAATGGACTGTCATCTGATGCATTAATCAATGATGTTTGGACCAATGATACCCCATCACCAGTGGATGTGGTGTATACCTTGGAGCCTATAGGCGACAACGGTTGCGGGGGCGACGAATTTACTGTGACGGTGACGGTGGACCCAGAGCCGGTGGTTGCGGACCAAGCGGTTACGGTATGCAATGATGTAGCCATAGGTTATACGATACAGGGAGATGTTGATACGCCATTGGTAGCGAGTTATAATTTAATAAGTATAGTAGATAATGGATTGGTAGGCTCGACATCAAATCAGGGCGTAGGCAACACTTTGCCATCAGATGCATTAACAGGAGATGTTTGGACCAATGTGACAGCGAACAGTGTTGATGTGTTGTATACCTTGGTGCCTATAGGCGACAACGGTTGCGAGGGCGACGAATTTACGCTGACGGTAACGGTGAATCCGGAGCCGGTGGTTGCTGGCCAAGCGGTTACGGTTTGCAGTGACCAGGCCTTGGGCATAGATTTTGGATCGAGCAGTTCAGTAGCGGCTACGAGTTATAACATTACGGCCCTTACATTGAACGGTTTGACGGTCTCTTCGGGCGGTGCGGGAGAAAGCAGTGGGTTATCGGCATCGGATCTATCCGATGATGCCTTTACGAACACCACTCCGGCCGCTGTAGATGTTGTTTACACGGTAGTACCTGTAACGTCAGAGGGCTGTGAGGGCGAGGAATTTACGCTAACTGTGACGGTGGACCCAGAGCCAGTGGTTGCTGACCAAACGTTGACGGTATGCAGTGATGTAGCCATAGGCTATACGATAGAGGGAGATGTTGATACGCCGGTTGTAGCGACTTACAACCTGACCAACGTAGAGAGCAATGGCTTGGTAGGAGCAGGAACGAACCAAGGGATAGAAAATGGACTGTCATCTGATGCATTAATCAATGATGTTTGGACCAATGATACCCCATCACCAGTGGATGTGGTGTATACCTTGGAGCCTATAGGCGACAACGGTTGCGGGGGCGACGAATTTACTGTGACGGTGACGGTGGACCCAGAGCCGGTGGTTGCGGACCAAGCGGTTACGGTATGCAATGATGTAGCCATAGGTTATACGATACAGGGAGATGTTGATACGCCATTGGTAGCGAGTTATAATTTAATAAGTATAGTAGATAATGGATTGGTAGGCTCGACATCAAATCAGGGCGTAGGCAACACTTTACCATCAGATGCATTAACAGGAGATGTTTGGACCAATGTGACAGCGAACAGTGTTGATGTGTTGTATACCTTGGTGCCTATAGGCGACAACGGTTGCGAGGGCGACGAATTTACGCTGACGGTAACGGTGAATCCGGAGCCGGTGGTTGCTGGCCAAGCGGTTACGGTTTGCAGTGACCAGGCCTTGGGCATAGATTTTGGATCGAGCAGTTCAGTAGCGGCTACGAGTTATAACATTACGGCCCTTACATTGAACGGTTTGACGGTCTCTTCGGGCGGTGCGGGAGAAAGCAGTGGGTTATCGGCATCGGATCTATCCGATGATGCCTTTACGAACACCACTCCGGCCGCTGTAGATGTTGTTTACACGGTAGTACCTGTAACGTCAGAGGGCTGTGAGGGCGAGGAATTTACGCTAACTGTGACGGTGGACCCAGAGCCAGTGGTTGCTGACCAAACGTTGACGGTATGCAGTGATGTAGCCATAGGCTATACGATAGAGGGAGATGTTGATACGCCGGTTGTAGCGACTTACAACCTGACCAACGTAGAGAGCAATGGCTTGGTAGGAGCAGGAACGAACCAAGGGATAGAAAATGGACTGTCATCTGATGCATTAATCAATGATGTTTGGACCAATGATACCCCATCACCAGTGGATGTGGTGTATACCTTGGAGCCTATAGGCGACAACGGTTGCGGGGGCGACGAATTTACTGTGACGGTGACGGTGGACCCAGAGCCGGTGGTTGCGGACCAAGCGGTTACGGTATGCAATGATGTAGCCATAGGTTATACGATACAGGGAGATGTTGATACGCCATTGGTAGCGAGTTATAATTTAATAAGTATAGTAGATAATGGATTGGTAGGCTCGACATCAAATCAGGGCGTAGGCAACACTTTACCATCAGATGCATTAACAGGAGATGTTTGGACCAATGTGACAGCGAACAGTGTTGATGTGTTGTATACCTTGGTGCCTATAGGCGACAACGGTTGCGAGGGCGACGAATTTACGCTGACGGTAACGGTGAATCCGGAGCCGGTGGTTGCTGGCCAAGCGGTTACGGTTTGCAGTGACCAGGCCTTGGGCATAGATTTTGGATCGAGCAGTTCAGTAGCGGCTACGAGTTATAACATTACGGCCCTTACATTGAACGGTTTGACGGTCTCTTCGGGCGGTGCGGGAGAAAGCAGTGGGTTATCGGCATCGGATCTATCCGATGATGCCTTTACGAACACCACTCCGGCCGCTGTAGATGTTGTTTACACGGTAGTACCTGTAACGTCAGAGGGCTGTGAGGGCGAGGAATTTACGCTAACTGTGACGGTGAATCCAGAGCCAGTGGTTCTATCTATTTCGGATATCGAAGTTTGTACTGGTGAAATTGTTGATACTATTATTTTTTCTACTACAAATACTGGTGGAGTCATATCTTATAATTGGGAAATAAATACAGATATAGGTCTGCTTCCACTTTCAGTAGTAGGTGATATTCCATCTTTTACAAGTCAAAATAGTAGTAATGTTCCTTTAGTAGCTACTGTTGATGTTACGCCTACATTTACGGCTAATGGTTTATCATGTCAAGGACTTTCAGAATCTTTTCAAATTGTTGTTAATCCAAGACCACTCATAAATGATAAAATAGTTGAAATATGTTCTGAAGATACATTTAGTATACAACCTTTAAATAATATTGATGGTGATGTTGTACCAAACGGGACCGAATACAGTTGGCAAGTCTTGCTACCAAATACAAATATAACAGGTGCTACTTCTGGTTCTGGGACAATTATTTCACAGACGTTGATAAACACAAGTAATGAAGCGCAAGTGGTTGTATACGAGGTGACACCAATATCTAATGCCATAGGTGCTTGTGAAGGGTCAACTTTTGAAATAGAAGTAACTGTAACACCAAGACCATTTTTACAAAATCAAAATTTTGAGACCTGTAGTGGTGACACTTTTACTTTCAGTCCAATTAATAACCCGCCAAACACAATTATACCAATTGGGACTACATATACATGGACATTTACGAATAATCCAAATATTACAGGTGAAACCGATGGTATAAATGAGGCTCAATTTGAGCAACTTAATTTAATTAATAGCACTAACGTAGATCAGTCAGTAGTCTACAATATAACAGCTACTGCTGCTAGTTGCTCCTATAGTTTTGTTATAGAGCTCGTGGTTAAGCCAACACCGTTCATTCCATATAATTCTGGTCTTACAGATACTAGGTGCAGTGGTGATCCTTTTATAATACAACCGGTAAACGGAGTTCCCGACTCAAGTACAATTGTACCCATTAATACTACGTACACCTGGGTGGTAATACCAAATCCTAATATATCTGGATGGAGTGATAACAGCACGCCTGTCGGATTAATATCTCAGGAACTTTACAATCTAACGAATGTGAATCAGAGCATTGAATATATCGTTACCCCATACAATGGAACATGTGTGGGCCAAACATTTAGTGTTTTGATTTGGATAGAACCGAAACCACAAATACCAAATCATATCGAGACCCTTTGTGATGGAGATTCTTTTGTCTTTGCTCCAGTAAATGGTGTATTCCCAGATTCAAAAACCATAGTACCTGACTTAACACTTTACTCATGGTCTGTTAATGATTTAAGTGGAGGTTTAATTAGTGGTTACAGCAATGGTGTGGACCAACCATTTATTGATACCGGAATACTGAATAATGACAGTAACAGTGTCCAGACATTGATTTATGATGTGACACCAACGTATTATGTGAATTCAAATCCTAATATGCCACAATGTATTGGTGATACGTTTACTTTAACGGTCTCTGTCAATCCTGGTGTGGAGGCTAATGCAGTTGTTACTAATATCTCCTGTAGTTACAGCCCACTTTGTGGGGGCAGTATAGAGTTGAATCCATCAGGTGTAGGCCCTTATACATTTAATTGGACCTATTCAGGGAGTGAGATTAACGCTATATCAGATCCAACGCTTCAAAATCAATATAACTTATGTCCTGGTGATTATATGGTTGAAATAACCGATGTTTTTGGTTGTACCTATGAATTTAGTTATGTTATAGTACCACCACAACCGGTTACTTTCAGCCTTGTATCTTTAGTGGATTTGTCTTGTAACAACATATCTCCTAATTGTGATGGGTATATTGAGGTAGATCTCCAAGGAGGAACTTTACCTTATAGTTTAATAGAGTGGTATACAGAATCCATTCCCAATTCAGGAAACTTTGATACCATTGTATCCACTGGAAGTAATCAATTGGCCAACGCATGCGAGGGTAACTATATATTAAAGGTTTTAGATACCAATGCTTGTGAATTTACTTCAGAAATTTATACAGTAGAACAGACCTCAAGTCCTATTGTAATTAATGATCAAATATCTGATTACAATGGTTATGGGGTGAGTTGTTCTAATACTAATGATGGATTTATAACTGTTGATGTTTTGGGTGGATCGGGTAGTTTTACCTATACTTTAAATCCAGGGGATATACAAGATAGTGACCCAAGCACACCAAATCTTTTAGAGTTTGAAAACTTAGCTCCTGGCGCTTATACATTGGATATTATTGATAGTAACTGCCCGCAAAGCATTACGTTAAATTATAATTTGACTGTTCCAACAGCCATCTTGTCTTCTCATGTTTTGGTTTCAAGCCCTATTTCCTGTTATGGAGGTACCGAAACATACACGATAACCGCTTCTGGTGGTGTACCACCTTATACGGGTACAGGCAACTATACATTAACGGCAGGAACCCACGATATAGTAATTACAGATGCTAATGGTTGTAGTACAACCGAATCAATAGCTGTTCTAGAACCAACGGCATTAACAGTAAACGCAGCTGTAACGAGTTCAATTTTATGCCATGGTGATTCTGGTATTGTGACCATAACAGCCAGTGGTGGCACACCGCCTTATACAGGAGTTGGCAATATAACCGTATCTGCTGGCAATTGTAATTACACCGTAACGGATGCTAATGGTTGTAGTTACTCTGACACGATTACTGTTAATGAGCCAGATGAGTTGCTCTACACAATTGATTCTACTACAAATCCAACCTGTTCACCAGATTGGAGCTATACCAATGGTAGTATTTGCATTACCATAACCGGTGGTACCAATCCTATTCCTACTGGAACTGGATGGACGGACTATGGTAATGGATCCTGGTGTCTGGAAAACTTATCGGCAGGCGATTACGCCATCGATGTGACTGATGACAATGGTTGTCCAAGTAATGGTGCTACGGATATCACCTTAACCAGACCGCCTGCTATTGATGCTTATATAACCAGTAACATCAATGCAGATTGCAGCATCAACACCATTACGCAAACCAATTATGTATTTGTTACTGGAGGCACGCCGCCTTATGAATTTTCATGGTCTGGTGGAGAGGTTTGCGACCCGATAAACCCACAATGCATGGAAACCACAGTATCGGGAACCTATACGGTTTACATACACGACCAGGAAAGTCTAGCCAATGGCTGTCCGCCAATAGAGGTGGACGTGGTTGTAGACTTACCAGAAATTGGGGATGCAGCATTTAGTTATACCTCACCTAATAGCATACTTTGTGATGTATTGAGTTTTGAAGAACCGATTTCATTCTTCAATGAATCTACAGGAGATATAGTAAATCTCACATGGGATTTTGGAGATGGGTCTATGGATGTTGTAGGGGAAGAGAATCCAACACATGTTTACAGTGAAATAGGTACATATCAGGTAGAGTTGACCGTGGAATATCCATATGGGTGTACAGAAACCTATTCTGAAGTTATCGAAATAACCAAAGGCTACGATATAGTCATTCCTAATGCCTTTACACCTAATGGTGATGGTATAAATGATACCATAAGGCCAGTCTCATTGTGTATGGTGCAGGTTAAGATGTCCATTTACGATACTTGGGGCTCGTTATTGTATGTTGAAGTTGGAGAAAACGATATAATAAATGGCTGGGATGGTACCATTAAAGGAAATCCAGCCGAGAATGGAAATTACATTATTGTTGTAGAGGCCACAACATACAGAGGAGAAACCATTGAATTAAACGGTCCAATTACTTTAATAAAATAAGACAATATGAAAAAGACATTAATAATCGTATTCTTTTTATTTTCCATTAAAGGATGGGCCCAAGATCCTGTTTTTACCCAGTTCTTTATGATTCCCGAAACACTAAGCTCTAGCTTTACTGGCGGAAAGAAAACAACGCGTGCAGGAATCATACATAGGACTCAATGGCCCGGACTCAATTTCAGCATCAACACCCAATTTGCATTTGTAGACAATTGGTTTGAGGAAGTTGATAGCGGCTTGGGCGTCAGTGTCCTAAACCATAAGGAAACTTCGACCCGTTATAATTTTACCCAAGTAAACATCAATTACGTGCACGAACTCCAAATTTCCAACGAGTGGTATTTTAGACCGAGTTTATCGTTTGGGTTGGGCTCTAGAGATTTTGGGTTTCAGAATCTTTTACTGGAGGACCAAATTAACCTTTATCAAGGCATTATTAACCCAACCAGTTCGGATCCTATTAATCTAAATGAGAACAGATTGTTTTTTGATTTTAGTTCGTCCATGATGTTCTATAACGAAAACTCTTGGGTGGGTTTCACCTTAAAACACCTTAACAAGCCCAATATTAGCATGACCTACGAGGGTGAAGAAGCTTTGGATATGTTTATGTCCTTGCACGCTTCTGTAAACATCCCTACAGGATACCGCAGTGAGGCCATGGTGTACGCTCTGGCCAATGCCATGATGCAAGGCGAATACAACAGATTGGATCTAGGTGCTCGAGTGGATTACAACCGGTTTTCGTTTGCGGTCTTGGCAGCGACCAACCCTATAAAAACAAATCCAAACAGTCATTTTTTAACATCTATAAATGCTTTTATGGGTATGGAATGGGAAGGCTTTAAATTTGGATATTCTTACGATTTTAATATTACAGACATTGGCCGAACTGGTGGCGTGTACGAACTCTCCATTTCGTATGACTTTGGCAACGACCGCGATTGTTTTGGCTGTCCTGATTATTAAACCAAATAAATTTTAATTATGAAAAAGACTTTTTTAAACCGCAAAAAGATTAAAATGTCATTATTACATTTTTTTCTTTTGCTTGCTTTTAGTGCAAATTCCCAGACCCTTTCCAAACAGGTTATAGGCGTTGCAGGAGCAACCTTAGAAAACGGGAACAACAAACTCAGTTATACAGCTGGTGAAGTGGTTGTAGGTGCCATGACCGATGAGGATGCTACCTACCAATTGGGTAATGGCTACTATCCATCATTGGATTTATCCACACTAAGTTCGGAATCACCAGAGCTAACACTTCAGGTTAAACTGTATCCAAACCCGGTTACAGAAGCCTTGTATATCACGCATCCCACAGAGCAGGATTTTGATGTCATTATTTCCGATATCAACGGAAAGCAAATTCTAAGAACGGTACACCAAAAAGAGCAGGCACTCAGTTTAGATACTCTCACTTCAGGCACTTACTTAGTGACAGTCACGGCAAAAGATTCAAAAAAGATCAATACTTATAAAATCATTAAAAAATGAAAACCTTTTACATCGTACTATGTATCGTCATAGCATCCCTAACACAACTCTAAGCCCAAGCCCCACAAGGTTTTAACTACCAAGCTACGGTTAGAAACAGTGCTGGCGATTTAATCGTAAACACCAATGTGTATTTTAAGTTTAACATCATGTAGGGTTCTCAAACAAGCCTTCCTGTATTCACTGAAGTGCACTATGTACCTACGGATGATTTGGGACAGGTTACCCTTGTTATTGGCCAAGGCACAGCCACCACAGTACCTTTTCAAGTATAGATTGGTCTTTAGGAAGTTATTATTTAGGCATAGAACTCGATACGGGCAGTGGCTATGTGGCTATGGGTACCACACAACTACTAAGCGTTCCTTTTGCACTATATGCTGAAAACAGTGGCAACAGCATACCAACAACACCTAATTTAGAAACTGTACTTGCTGAAAATAATTCTGCCAACAACCAGCAGATAAAAGATTTACAAGACCCTACAGATGCTCATGATGCAGTGACAAAGGCATATGTTGACACGGAGGTTTTAAACAGCGTTTCAAACACTTATACTCAAGCAGAAGTAGATGCTTTAATT contains the following coding sequences:
- a CDS encoding PorP/SprF family type IX secretion system membrane protein, whose translation is MKKTLIIVFFLFSIKGWAQDPVFTQFFMIPETLSSSFTGGKKTTRAGIIHRTQWPGLNFSINTQFAFVDNWFEEVDSGLGVSVLNHKETSTRYNFTQVNINYVHELQISNEWYFRPSLSFGLGSRDFGFQNLLLEDQINLYQGIINPTSSDPINLNENRLFFDFSSSMMFYNENSWVGFTLKHLNKPNISMTYEGEEALDMFMSLHASVNIPTGYRSEAMVYALANAMMQGEYNRLDLGARVDYNRFSFAVLAATNPIKTNPNSHFLTSINAFMGMEWEGFKFGYSYDFNITDIGRTGGVYELSISYDFGNDRDCFGCPDY
- a CDS encoding T9SS type A sorting domain-containing protein, translated to MKKTFLNRKKIKMSLLHFFLLLAFSANSQTLSKQVIGVAGATLENGNNKLSYTAGEVVVGAMTDEDATYQLGNGYYPSLDLSTLSSESPELTLQVKLYPNPVTEALYITHPTEQDFDVIISDINGKQILRTVHQKEQALSLDTLTSGTYLVTVTAKDSKKINTYKIIKK
- a CDS encoding T9SS C-terminal target domain-containing protein produces the protein MKKNFILIFLFLTSLIGNAQQQSEDCIVPASLTLTHFNTAKYVPGGHLAVFFEPEGVFELDNEFVLELSDASGSFSTATTLSMKSEFFIPVLNGIIPLDIAPGSNYKLRIRTTAPFASVETDAFEIISQTTPDVVPAEITFINNAFTDLDNFIKCVDLAHDNYFFGHKDKGLTEVTPSDGGGIKLGLLGGNSSNTVVRMLINGLWQELSITTIGSQFTIPSGLPVGYYLMELDKTVNPNTPNEYHNISGFIFHFNTNITGIANTSSETICVDQNAGFEVPIASIQYNYPGSMYSIHYGDSDETDTSTFDFYTHARLVNCNTLNHVYNATTCSSIFQDENPGNDNFYFKLDFNLYSEGLFNSDSDQFECETYTKNGGGTTKWINASLKPSADLIAPDIICEGLAIVATDNSTSGLYGFGPECSSDYNTYWEVAAPGDDWVSVDPNNSIFTGWIDDVARTLTIPGSITSNNPGFWGIRLIISNPLGCVQSDTDEQTVIVEPIPAPSFDYTYQDNLCAPVTIEFTNTSNTEDINPPSFGNPTYTWSVVPDLTTPASLNGFTLLDENPNDNIDAANQTDIDIRFTQPGTYIVTLQLENECGTIFFPQNITIIGDPTVSFNPNSLEVCQEAPANYTLDFSDSTIQPLYSDTPYTPTTFLWEVFEIDGVTPASNYTFVNSTDAGTNYPQINFTEFGEYLIRITVSGNCEGNGSDDFLFNLKQTPIITNTNLTQEICSGDDTDEILLLTDISNSTFEWEVTTSDDITGFPEGVQTTTTIPSMPLINTCNTSGVVTIQVTPFNDGCEGLPVEFQITVNPKPFIFDLNTTICSGDTFLIEPNNDCANGQIVPENTTYNWVVDSQGPDLNGESGSGTSISQSLNNISDSVQSVVYLVTPTSGDTGSCLGDEFTLTVTVNPEPVVAGQAVTVCSDQALGIDFGSSSSVAATSYNITALTLNGLTVSSGGAGESSGLSASDLSDDAFTNTTPAAVDVVYTVVPVTSEGCEGEEFTLTVTVDPEPVVADQTLTVCSDVAIGYTIEGDVDTPVVATYNLTNVESNGLVGAGTNQGIENGLSSDALINDVWTNDTPSPVDVVYTLEPIGDNGCGGDEFTVTVTVDPEPVVADQAVTVCNDVAIGYTIQGDVDTPLVASYNLISIVDNGLVGSTSNQGVGNTLPSDALTGDVWTNVTANSVDVLYTLVPIGDNGCEGDEFTLTVTVNPEPVVAGQAVTVCSDQALGIDFGSSSSVAATSYNITALTLNGLTVSSGGAGESSGLSASDLSDDAFTNTTPAAVDVVYTVVPVTSEGCEGEEFTLTVTVDPEPVVADQTLTVCSDVAIGYTIEGDVDTPVVATYNLTNVESNGLVGAGTNQGIENGLSSDALINDVWTNDTPSPVDVVYTLEPIGDNGCGGDEFTVTVTVDPEPVVADQAVTVCNDVAIGYTIQGDVDTPLVASYNLISIVDNGLVGSTSNQGVGNTLPSDALTGDVWTNVTANSVDVLYTLVPIGDNGCEGDEFTLTVTVNPEPVVAGQAVTVCSDQALGIDFGSSSSVAATSYNITALTLNGLTVSSGGAGESSGLSASDLSDDAFTNTTPAAVDVVYTVVPVTSEGCEGEEFTLTVTVDPEPVVADQTLTVCSDVAIGYTIEGDVDTPVVATYNLTNVESNGLVGAGTNQGIENGLSSDALINDVWTNDTPSPVDVVYTLEPIGDNGCGGDEFTVTVTVDPEPVVADQAVTVCNDVAIGYTIQGDVDTPLVASYNLISIVDNGLVGSTSNQGVGNTLPSDALTGDVWTNVTANSVDVLYTLVPIGDNGCEGDEFTLTVTVNPEPVVAGQAVTVCSDQALGIDFGSSSSVAATSYNITALTLNGLTVSSGGAGESSGLSASDLSDDAFTNTTPAAVDVVYTVVPVTSEGCEGEEFTLTVTVDPEPVVADQTLTVCSDVAIGYTIEGDVDTPVVATYNLTNVESNGLVGAGTNQGIENGLSSDALINDVWTNDTPSPVDVVYTLEPIGDNGCGGDEFTVTVTVDPEPVVADQAVTVCNDVAIGYTIQGDVDTPLVASYNLISIVDNGLVGSTSNQGVGNTLPSDALTGDVWTNVTANSVDVLYTLVPIGDNGCEGDEFTLTVTVNPEPVVAGQAVTVCSDQALGIDFGSSSSVAATSYNITALTLNGLTVSSGGAGESSGLSASDLSDDAFTNTTPAAVDVVYTVVPVTSEGCEGEEFTLTVTVDPEPVVADQTLTVCSDVAIGYTIEGDVDTPVVATYNLTNVESNGLVGAGTNQGIENGLSSDALINDVWTNDTPSPVDVVYTLEPIGDNGCGGDEFTVTVTVDPEPVVADQAVTVCNDVAIGYTIQGDVDTPLVASYNLISIVDNGLVGSTSNQGVGNTLPSDALTGDVWTNVTANSVDVLYTLVPIGDNGCEGDEFTLTVTVNPEPVVAGQAVTVCSDQALGIDFGSSSSVAATSYNITALTLNGLTVSSGGAGESSGLSASDLSDDAFTNTTPAAVDVVYTVVPVTSEGCEGEEFTLTVTVDPEPVVADQTLTVCSDVAIGYTIEGDVDTPVVATYNLTNVESNGLVGAGTNQGIENGLSSDALINDVWTNDTPSPVDVVYTLEPIGDNGCGGDEFTVTVTVDPEPVVADQAVTVCNDVAIGYTIQGDVDTPLVASYNLISIVDNGLVGSTSNQGVGNTLPSDALTGDVWTNVTANSVDVLYTLVPIGDNGCEGDEFTLTVTVNPEPVVAGQAVTVCSDQALGIDFGSSSSVAATSYNITALTLNGLTVSSGGAGESSGLSASDLSDDAFTNTTPAAVDVVYTVVPVTSEGCEGEEFTLTVTVNPEPVVLSISDIEVCTGEIVDTIIFSTTNTGGVISYNWEINTDIGLLPLSVVGDIPSFTSQNSSNVPLVATVDVTPTFTANGLSCQGLSESFQIVVNPRPLINDKIVEICSEDTFSIQPLNNIDGDVVPNGTEYSWQVLLPNTNITGATSGSGTIISQTLINTSNEAQVVVYEVTPISNAIGACEGSTFEIEVTVTPRPFLQNQNFETCSGDTFTFSPINNPPNTIIPIGTTYTWTFTNNPNITGETDGINEAQFEQLNLINSTNVDQSVVYNITATAASCSYSFVIELVVKPTPFIPYNSGLTDTRCSGDPFIIQPVNGVPDSSTIVPINTTYTWVVIPNPNISGWSDNSTPVGLISQELYNLTNVNQSIEYIVTPYNGTCVGQTFSVLIWIEPKPQIPNHIETLCDGDSFVFAPVNGVFPDSKTIVPDLTLYSWSVNDLSGGLISGYSNGVDQPFIDTGILNNDSNSVQTLIYDVTPTYYVNSNPNMPQCIGDTFTLTVSVNPGVEANAVVTNISCSYSPLCGGSIELNPSGVGPYTFNWTYSGSEINAISDPTLQNQYNLCPGDYMVEITDVFGCTYEFSYVIVPPQPVTFSLVSLVDLSCNNISPNCDGYIEVDLQGGTLPYSLIEWYTESIPNSGNFDTIVSTGSNQLANACEGNYILKVLDTNACEFTSEIYTVEQTSSPIVINDQISDYNGYGVSCSNTNDGFITVDVLGGSGSFTYTLNPGDIQDSDPSTPNLLEFENLAPGAYTLDIIDSNCPQSITLNYNLTVPTAILSSHVLVSSPISCYGGTETYTITASGGVPPYTGTGNYTLTAGTHDIVITDANGCSTTESIAVLEPTALTVNAAVTSSILCHGDSGIVTITASGGTPPYTGVGNITVSAGNCNYTVTDANGCSYSDTITVNEPDELLYTIDSTTNPTCSPDWSYTNGSICITITGGTNPIPTGTGWTDYGNGSWCLENLSAGDYAIDVTDDNGCPSNGATDITLTRPPAIDAYITSNINADCSINTITQTNYVFVTGGTPPYEFSWSGGEVCDPINPQCMETTVSGTYTVYIHDQESLANGCPPIEVDVVVDLPEIGDAAFSYTSPNSILCDVLSFEEPISFFNESTGDIVNLTWDFGDGSMDVVGEENPTHVYSEIGTYQVELTVEYPYGCTETYSEVIEITKGYDIVIPNAFTPNGDGINDTIRPVSLCMVQVKMSIYDTWGSLLYVEVGENDIINGWDGTIKGNPAENGNYIIVVEATTYRGETIELNGPITLIK